ACACAGAAGCAAAAACAAAATCGTGTATTCGCTTACGTGCCCAAATTTTCTCATCAGCATATTGAAGTCGCCGAAGAACTGTTGCGTAATTGCTCCTGAATGCGGTTGAGCGGAAAAGCACCAGATAACAATCATCCACACGGCAACTGCCAGCCATGGCAATATTTTTCGCACCTATTTTCTCCTTGCCGAGTAAGACTTGTGAACGTGCTTTTTGCCGGACACAGCCGGATGGTCTTTAACATAAAATCGCCAGAGTCTATCTTGCGCCGACGATATTCCTATCCGGGGAGACACAGCAATTTCAGAATCTTTTAGAGGTGTTGACGGGCATATCCATAAGTCTGACCCGGGCTCAATGAGGCTTGAGCCGTTATGCTTAACATCAATTTCCCACTCACGGCAAAGCTTACCAGGTCCATTTGTGCCCTCGGCGCCAACGGCTCGAATTAGAACCGCTCCTGGAGTACCGTCTGGCTCCGTGACGACATTAAGGCAATGATACATCCCATAGATGAAGTAAACGTAAGCATGCCCCGGAGGACCGAACATGACTTCACAGCGCTTGGTCTTTCCTCGAGAGGCATGGCAAGCAGGATCATCTGCCGTATATGCCTCCACCTCTACGATAGGACCACTGAGGACGGTCTTAAGACCTATTTTGCGGCATAATTGGGCGCCAAGAAGGTCCCGTGCCACAAGCAAGGTGGAACGGCGATAGAAGTCGTCAGTATAGGACCGAAGCAAACTGGTCATAGTTTTTTAGTTTAACATCGCCTTCAAATTGAGCCTCAAACCGAGACTGAATCCTGCTTTTACAAGTATAATCTCGCATTGAAAGTTAATGCGCCAGAAGCGAGGCAAGAGCGCCGATGAGGCGGTCGCCGCCGAGCGAAGATGGGGAGCCGGAGGCAAGCGAAGGCGAAACGCAGTGCAGCCGGAGCGTTAAATAATGTGTGGCATAGTTGGTTATTTCAACTTAAACGGAAGTCCCATTGGTCCTGACCAAGGGACGCTTCAAGCTATGTGCCAGACCATCCACCACCGTGGGCCGGATGAGCGTGGCATGACCACAGTAGGTCCAGCCGCTCTAGGCATGACACGCCTTTCTATCATCGACCTGGCAACTGGACAGCAGCCAATTTCCAATGAAGATGATTCTGTCTGGATTGTTTTTAACGGCGAAATTTACAACTTTCAAGAGTTGCAAAAGAAAGTTGTTGCAGCTGGTCACAAGTTAAAAACGCATTCCGATACAGAAACAATTGTCCACTTGTACGAAGACTACGGCATTGATTGTCTGCAGTTTTTGGAAGGCATGTTTGCTTTCGCCATCTACGACAAAAACAAAGATCGCTTGTTCATTGCTCGTGATCGCATGGGCGAAAAGCCGCTTCACTGGGGCGTTTTTGATGGTCAACTAATTTTTGCTTCCGAACTAAAAGCAATACTTGCCCATCCAAAATCAAAGAAGCAACTAAACAGCGAAGCTCTGCAAAAATATCTCGCTCTTGAGTATGTGCCTGCACCACTGAGCATGTTTGAAGGTATTCACAAGTTGATGCCTGGTCATTACATGGTCGTAGAAAATGGACAAGTAACAACCAAGCGTTATTGGCTCGGTAAACCTGAACAGCAGCTCGAGAACATTTCCGAGAAAGAAGCAGAAGCTAAACTTATTGAATTGCTGGATACTTCAGCAAAACTACGACTCATTTCCGATGTACCGCTAGGCATTTTCCTTTCAGGCGGTATCGATTCATCAGCAATTACTGCACTGGCTGCCCGCCATGTGGATCGTCTCAAAACATTTTCCATTGGCTTTGCCGATCAATCGTTTGATGAATCAAGCCATGCTGAACTTGTTGCCAAACACGTAGGCACAGATCACCACACGGCAATATTCTCCCCACAAATGGCGTTGGAGACTCTAACTGAACTCTGGCAAGTTTTAGATGAGCCGATGGCCGATGCTTCTATTTTGCCGACATTCTTCTTGTCAAAAATGACCAAGAAGTCAGTCACCGTAGCTCTGTCGGGCGAAGGCGGCGACGAATTATTCGGTGGTTACCCAACCTATCAGGCTCACCGCATGGCTGGATACTGGCAGGCAATTCCAGGCATCTTGCGCAAGGGAATTTTAGAGCCGGCAATTAACTCATTGCCTGTATCCCACAACAATCTAAGTCTCGACTTCAAAGCAAAACGCTTTATTTCCAGTGTGGACAACAAGGAAGATGTTCGTCACTATCGCTGGATGGGTTGCATGTCCATCGACAAACAACTAAACCTTCTCAAACCCGAATTTAGCCCACTGCAAACAATAGATCGCCTTTATGGCGGACTAACAGATACGCCACTTCTAAACGGCAATGGAAATAGAGATGTAGTAAGCAAGATAATGCTTATCGATCAAATCACTTATTTGCCGGATGATTTGCTTGTTAAATCAGATAGAGCATCCATGGCCGCTTCTTTGGAAGTGCGTTTGCCATTCTTGGCTTATCCGGTTGTGGAGTTTGCCCGTCAATTGCCGGTGTCATTTAAGCTAAAAGGCATGAAGACCAAATACTTGCTCAAGAAGGCACTCAAGTCCTATTTGCCGGAAAGTATTCTCAATCGCCCCAAGAAAGGTTTCGGCATTCCAACTGCCAAGTGGCTCAACAAAGAATTGGCTTCGGTTGTTGATGAGCTATTCAGTGAAAAGTTTGTCCGGCAGCAGGGCATTTTCCAATATGAACAGGTCAAGCAGCTGCTTGATGAACACCGCAGCTTGAAATTCGATCGACGTAAAGAACTGTGGACACTGATGATGTTCCAGTGGTGGTGGCAGAAGTATTTTGCCAATAAATTTTGATAAACTCAGAAGTAATGACGACGGAAACAAATACTGCAGAATTCTTTGAAGCTGTAAAGCGATATCTTTGCGGCAAGCTTCGTTTTGACTTTGGGCTCATCGATGTCGTGCGTGCGCATGAAGTAATAAACCTGACCAGTTTTATTACTGATGACAGCCACGAAGATGCCCAGACGATGGCAACAAGCCTATGTGATGAACACAAGCAGCCATTGCAGGTGTCCCATACGCTAATAGCCCAGAAGATTAAACAGACGAAGAAGCATTGGATAGGCAGAGCCTGGCGCCACGATAAACCGCCACAAGGCTATCTCTATGTAATTGTCCCAATTCTTCATGCCGACGCAAACGGCAAGAAAGCTGTTATTGGCATGTTGCGAATGGTCTCATTTGACGAAACCCGTCAAATGGACAACGAGCAGATAAATGAACTCAAACAATTTGCCGCTTCCCTTTCAGAACAAATGGTCCCCCTAGCTGCACAAGTCTCAAGTACTTCTACTGAAGTAGAAGAGAAGGAAGGTCCAACTGAAAGCGTTTTGATCATCGTATCCGATCGTCTAGCACGTAGACGCTTCGCTAGAGTACTGGAAAACAACTACAAAGTTTCAGATCTTGAAAATATTGAAAAAATTGGTCAAGCACTTGCTGAACACACATTTGATTTGGTTGTTCTGGAATCTAGATTTCTAGCCTCCAAGGAAAACCCTGTTGTTGAACTTCTACAAGAGTCGCGCGAAGGTGGTCAGCTTTCTGTGGTAGCTGTTATTCCAAGCACGGAACAACATACGTTAGCTGCGGCTTTAGAAAACGGTGCAAGCGACTGTATTTTTGACAATGCTCCGGAAGAAGAACTTCTAGCTCGTGTACGGGCAGCGTTGTCCAACATCAAATATCAAAGAGAGCTTGTCTACCACTCGGAGCTTTTGGAGAATTACGCCAAGCAACTCTCCAATACTCATGAAGAATTGGCACGCCTCAAACAAGCCAAACAACTTGAAGAGTCTTTCCTCAAGGAGACCAAAGAGAATCAAGAATTAGCACTACGTAAAGCCAATTCACAGATTGACTTACAAAGACGCGAAGCAGAAAAGCGTCATGGACAAGACCAACTGCTTCACCGCATAAGCAATTCCATTAGGAAGTCATTCGACATTAAGTCCACGAACATCGAAGAGATGCTCGACACATTAGCCGGCTACTTCAATTTGGATGCCTGCTTCTTGGTTCTTCCCTCAGATGAACATGAAGACGACACCATCCGCGCTCAGTATGTCTCTGACAAAGACTATGATGTCTTGTCTAAGAATTTGGATT
The Candidatus Obscuribacterales bacterium DNA segment above includes these coding regions:
- a CDS encoding DNA-3-methyladenine glycosylase → MTSLLRSYTDDFYRRSTLLVARDLLGAQLCRKIGLKTVLSGPIVEVEAYTADDPACHASRGKTKRCEVMFGPPGHAYVYFIYGMYHCLNVVTEPDGTPGAVLIRAVGAEGTNGPGKLCREWEIDVKHNGSSLIEPGSDLWICPSTPLKDSEIAVSPRIGISSAQDRLWRFYVKDHPAVSGKKHVHKSYSARRK
- the asnB gene encoding asparagine synthase (glutamine-hydrolyzing) encodes the protein MCGIVGYFNLNGSPIGPDQGTLQAMCQTIHHRGPDERGMTTVGPAALGMTRLSIIDLATGQQPISNEDDSVWIVFNGEIYNFQELQKKVVAAGHKLKTHSDTETIVHLYEDYGIDCLQFLEGMFAFAIYDKNKDRLFIARDRMGEKPLHWGVFDGQLIFASELKAILAHPKSKKQLNSEALQKYLALEYVPAPLSMFEGIHKLMPGHYMVVENGQVTTKRYWLGKPEQQLENISEKEAEAKLIELLDTSAKLRLISDVPLGIFLSGGIDSSAITALAARHVDRLKTFSIGFADQSFDESSHAELVAKHVGTDHHTAIFSPQMALETLTELWQVLDEPMADASILPTFFLSKMTKKSVTVALSGEGGDELFGGYPTYQAHRMAGYWQAIPGILRKGILEPAINSLPVSHNNLSLDFKAKRFISSVDNKEDVRHYRWMGCMSIDKQLNLLKPEFSPLQTIDRLYGGLTDTPLLNGNGNRDVVSKIMLIDQITYLPDDLLVKSDRASMAASLEVRLPFLAYPVVEFARQLPVSFKLKGMKTKYLLKKALKSYLPESILNRPKKGFGIPTAKWLNKELASVVDELFSEKFVRQQGIFQYEQVKQLLDEHRSLKFDRRKELWTLMMFQWWWQKYFANKF